A window of the Virgibacillus pantothenticus genome harbors these coding sequences:
- a CDS encoding C40 family peptidase, whose protein sequence is MTEQTFDQTEREIYVASVSVATVWTDPSSARAIDELAISNPANVDEWVNQLDDTQKLALCDENRIQTQLLYGERVMVTKRTGDWAHIVIPSQPSRKDNRGYPGWVPACQIKKMNIADWQQPVKAVIRSSFAWLTFDHQAAISLSYLTILPVKAHHEDAVTVITPHGIGYVDTNDVELFSNIDGVRYGNGEAIVAVAKKYVGLEYFWGGMSTLGFDCSGLAYAAHKANGYQIARDAGDQATAGIEVPLEKLRPGDLLFFAYEEGKGRIHHVGIYSGDGTMLHAPQTGKGIEKISIANTIYETELCTARRYWREGGTVQNGESNPRSESSAEVF, encoded by the coding sequence GTGACTGAACAAACGTTTGATCAAACAGAGCGAGAGATTTATGTTGCCAGTGTTTCCGTAGCTACTGTATGGACAGATCCATCATCTGCTAGAGCGATAGATGAGCTTGCAATTAGCAACCCAGCTAACGTGGATGAATGGGTGAACCAACTAGATGATACACAAAAACTTGCGTTATGTGACGAAAATCGAATTCAAACGCAATTACTTTATGGAGAACGGGTCATGGTAACGAAGCGAACCGGAGATTGGGCTCATATTGTTATACCTTCCCAACCATCCCGTAAAGATAACAGAGGTTATCCGGGTTGGGTACCTGCTTGTCAAATAAAGAAAATGAATATCGCAGACTGGCAACAGCCAGTAAAAGCAGTAATTCGATCCTCATTCGCTTGGTTAACCTTTGACCATCAAGCCGCAATAAGTTTAAGTTATTTAACTATTTTACCAGTGAAAGCACATCATGAAGATGCGGTTACTGTCATTACACCACATGGTATTGGATATGTAGATACAAATGATGTCGAGCTATTTTCTAACATAGATGGTGTTCGGTATGGGAATGGAGAAGCAATTGTAGCGGTTGCCAAAAAATATGTAGGTCTGGAATATTTCTGGGGCGGGATGAGTACTTTAGGCTTTGATTGCTCTGGTCTAGCCTATGCTGCCCATAAAGCAAATGGGTACCAGATTGCTAGAGATGCAGGGGATCAAGCGACTGCCGGAATAGAAGTTCCATTAGAGAAGCTTCGACCTGGTGATTTACTTTTCTTCGCCTATGAAGAGGGAAAGGGGCGAATACACCATGTTGGAATTTATAGTGGAGACGGAACAATGTTACATGCCCCACAAACCGGAAAAGGAATTGAAAAAATAAGCATTGCAAATACAATCTATGAAACAGAGTTATGTACTGCTAGGCGCTATTGGCGGGAAGGGGGAACGGTACAAAATGGCGAAAGTAATCCTCGAAGTGAATCGTCTGCAGAAGTTTTTTGA